In one Terriglobia bacterium genomic region, the following are encoded:
- a CDS encoding fibronectin type III domain-containing protein, whose product MVLTAAACLTAAPAVAQYQTPQYNQNHQYDQNRQDDQNHQYDQNHQYDQNHQYDQNHQYDQNQNRNPRARAEENAQERASDIRDAVNIVSGPIIRNLTPNSAELVWQTNKEAATRVRYGMNPVNPGQHAYEPGGTRDHHVRLNNLQPGRTYHYEIETRSGRDRFKGSFRTPRG is encoded by the coding sequence ATGGTTTTAACTGCTGCCGCTTGCCTGACAGCCGCGCCGGCAGTGGCGCAGTATCAAACCCCGCAGTACAACCAGAACCACCAGTACGACCAGAACCGCCAGGACGACCAGAACCACCAGTATGACCAAAACCATCAGTACGACCAGAACCACCAGTATGACCAGAACCATCAGTACGACCAGAACCAGAATAGGAATCCGCGAGCGCGGGCGGAAGAGAACGCCCAGGAGCGGGCGAGCGACATCCGTGACGCGGTTAACATTGTCAGCGGTCCGATAATCCGGAACCTGACGCCCAACTCGGCGGAACTGGTGTGGCAGACCAACAAGGAAGCGGCCACTCGTGTTCGCTACGGTATGAATCCGGTGAATCCTGGCCAGCACGCGTACGAGCCGGGAGGAACTCGCGATCACCACGTGCGGCTGAATAACCTACAGCCGGGCAGGACCTATCATTACGAGATCGAAACTCGTAGCGGAAGAGATCGTTTCAAGGGCAGCTTCCGAACTCCGAGAGGATAA